The Catellatospora citrea DNA segment CTCCCCTCGCATCGTGGCCGAGCTGGCCGCCCGGCACGAGGGCCGCAGCCCGGTGCCGGCCGACCCCGCACTGCTGGCCGAATACTTCACCTTCACCGACTTCGCGCACTTCATCGAGGTCTACCTGAGCGTCGTGGACCTGATCCGCGACGCCGAGGACGTGCGCACGCTGACCTACGGCGTCGCCCAGGACCTGGCCGCGCAGCAGGTGCGCTACGCCGAGCTGACCGTCACGCCGTACTCCAGCGTCAACCGCGGCATCCCGGCCGAGGCGTTCTGCGAGGCCATCGAGGACGCGCGGCGGGAGGCGGAGAAGGAGCTCGGCCTGGTGCTGCGGTGGGTGTTCGACATCCCGGGCGAGGCCGGTCTGCAGTCCGCCGAGCAGACCCTGCGCATCGCGCTGGACCAGCGTCCGGACGGGCTGATCAGCTTCGGCCTCGGCGGTCCGGAGATCGGCGTGCCCCGGCCGCAGTTCAAGCCGTACTTCGACCAGGCTCGCGCGGCCGGGCTGCACAGCGTCCCGCACGCGGGCGAGACCACCGGCGCGCAGACCGTCTGGGACGCGATCCGCGAGCTCGGCGCGGAGCGCATCGGCCACGGCATCTTCGCGGCGCAGGACCCGCAGCTGCTGGCGTACCTGGCCGAGCACGCGATCCCGCTGGAGGTGTGCCCCACCTCGAACCTGCGCACCCGGGCCGTGGCGGACCTGGCCGAGCACCCGCTCGCGGCGATCGTGGCCGCGGGCGTGCCGGTCAGCATCAACTCCGACGACCCGCCGATGTTCGGCACGACCCTGAACAACGAGTACGAGGTGGCCGCGCGGCTGCTCGACCTGGACACGGCGGGCGTCGCCGAGCTGGCCCGCCAGGGCGTACGCCACTCCTTCGCCACCGACCAGGTCAAGACCGCCCTGCTCGCCGAGATCGACACCTACACCGCCGGCGCCTGACCCGTGGCGGGTCAGGCGTGGTGGAGGGCCTTGACCTTGCGCCAGGTGGGGGTGTCCAGGGCGCCGGCGCGGTTGGAGAAGGCGGCCGTGGTGATGGTGATCGGGTCGCTCAGGTCCAGGTAGCTGTTGTGGTCGGCGTCGGCGTCCCACGACTTCGTCGCGATCTCGATGTGGTCGCTCCGGTGGCTCTGGTCCTGGCTGGTGATCTTCAGGATCTCGTACGCCCCGCCCTTGACCCGCAGCACCACGCACGGCCGGACCTTCGACCCCGGGCCGTCCTCGTAGGGCACGTCGGCCCACCAGATCTCGCCGGGCTGCGGTCCGCCCGCGGGCGCGGGCGTCTTCTTCGTGGCGGTGGGCCGGCCGGGCGGGCGCTTGCCGGCGGGGCGCCTGCCCGCGGGGCGGGCGGCCGGGCGGGACGACGTGCGCCACCGCCACCAGATGGCGAGCGTCAGCACGGCGACCGAGAACAGGGTCAGCAACAGCCACATGATCGGCAGTCTAGGCGGGCTCGCCGAGCAGGGTGCAGGCCACGTCGGCGGGCACCGGGCGGGAGAACAGGAAGCCCTGGCCGTACCCGCAGCCCAGGCGGATCAGGAAGTCGCGCTGCTCGGTCGTCTCGATGCCCTCGGCGATCAGGTCGAGCGACAGGTTGCGTCCCATCAGGACGATGGTGCGCACCAGCTCGCCGCTGCGCCGGTCGGTGTCGATCTGCCAGACGAAGGACCGGTCGATCTTCAGCGCGTCGATGGGCAGCCGGTGCAGCGCCTCCAATGAGGAGTATCCGGTGCCGAAGTCGTCGATGTGCAGCTGGCAGCCGAGGTCGTGCAGGGTGTGCAGGATGTCGCGGGCCGGGGCGACGTTCTCCATCACCACACCCTCGGTGATCTCCACGGCGAGGCTGCCGGCCGGGGGCTGGTGCCGGTTCAGCGCCTCGGTGATGTCGTCGATGACGTTGCCGCTCCAGAACTGGCGGTTGGACACGTTGACCGCGACGGTCAGGCCGGCGGTGGCGACGCCGGCGGCGTACCAGGCGGCCAGCTGGCGGCAGCACTCGTCGACGACCCAGCTGCCGATCGGGATGATCAGGCCGGTCTCCTCGGCGACCGGCAGGAACGCGGCCGGTGACAGCAGCCCGCGCAGCGGGTGCCGCCAGCGGATCAGCGCCTCGAAGCCCTTGGCCCGGCCCGAGCGCAGCGCCACGATCGGCTGGTAGTGCACCTCGAACTCGCCGTTGTCGAGCGCCTGGCGCAGCTCGGTCTCGATCTGCAGCCGGGTCACCGCCTTGGCGTGCATCGCCACGTCGAACACGGCGTGGCGGCCCTTGTGCCGGGACTTCGCCGAGTACATCGCGATGTCGGCGTCGCGCAGCAGGTCCTCGGCGTTGCTGTAGCGGCGGCTGCTCATGGTGATGCCGATGCTGGCGGTCACCACCACGTCCTGTCCGTGCAGCTGGAACGGCTGCGCGAGCACCCCGTGCAGGCGCTCGGCGACCTGGGCGGGGGTGTGCGGCGCGGTCACGTCGTCGAGCAGCACCAGGAACTCGTCGCCGCCGAAGCGGGCCACCGTGTCCGATTCGCGCAGGGTCGACTTGATCCGCTTGGCGACCTGTTTGAGCAGCCGGTCCCCGGCGGAGTGGCCGAGGCTGTCGTTGACCACCTTGAACCCGTCCAGGTCCAGGAACAGCACCCCGAACGGCCGGCCGCTGCGCCGGCGCGACTGCCGGATCGCCTGGCGCAGCCGGTCCAGGAACAGCGACCGGTTGGGCAGGCCGGTCAGCTCGTCGTAGAGGGCCGCGATGCGCAGCTGCTCCTTCTGCCGCAGCGACTCCTTCAGCAGCGCCTGCCGATCCAGCGCCACCGCCAGCAGCGCGGCCCACTGGTTGAACGGCTCCCGGCCGGTGGCGCCGCCGGTCGACACGGAGTCGACCACGGCGAGGAAGCCCCAGTCGCTGGCCCCGCCCTTGACCGGCACCACGAACACGATGAGGTTGGCCGCCGGGTCGGCCAGTTGCCGCACCCGCAGCGGCGGGAACGCGCTGACCGGCACCGACGGCTCCACCGCCGGCGGCTCGCCCGGCACGAACTGGCCCGCGATCTCCAGCGCCGCGTCGGCCAGCGAGGGCGGCAGGCCGCCGGCCCACAACCCGAGGCAGCCGCCCCGGACCCAGGTGCGCCGCATCCATTCCAGCCGGGCCGGTTCCCGGTGCCCACGCAGCAGTTCCATGCCGACCTCGTACTGCGCGGTCAGCGTCTCGCGCAGCAGCGAGCTGTCCCGGAACAGGGTCCGGCCGCGCATCTCCATGAGGATGAGCAGCACCCCGTTGGCGGGCCGGCCGTAGTCGCGGATCAGCTGCGCGATCTCGTACAGCGCCTCGGGTCGCCCGCCGGACAGCCGCAGCAGCAGCTCCAGCGCCAGCCGCACCTCCTCGCAGGCGGGCCGCGCCGCGGGCGCCTCGGCCGAGCCGTCCTGCACGGCGCGTGCCACCGTCTCGGCGGCGTGCACGAGGTCGGCCGCGTCGGCCGGGGACAGCGTGCCGTGCACCGGTGCGACGGTGGTGGCGATGAGGTCGGCCAGGCGGCGGTGCGGCGGGGGCGGGTCGACGTCGGCGTGGAACGCCACGTCGCCGACGCACCCGCAGGATTCGCGCACGATGAGCGAGGTCGGCACGAGGATGCGGGCCGGCTGCTCGGTCTCCCCGCCGATCATGGCGAGCAGCGTCGTCGCGGCCGCCCGGCCGATCAGCTCCGTCGGCTGGCGCACCGTGGTCAGGCGGGGGACCAGGTAGGCGCTGGAGCGCAGGTCGTCGAAGCCGATCACGGCCTGGTCCGCGGGCAGCCGCAGACCGGCGGCGGCCAGCGTGTGCATGATGCCGGTCGCGTTCTCGTCGGTGCCGGCGATGACCGCGGTCGAGGGCAGCCCGGCGGCCAGCATGCGCTCGGCGGCGTGCTCACCGCCGTCGACCTGGTTGGTGGGCGCGGGGATCAGCAGCCCCGGGTCGGGCTCGATCCCGTGCACGGCCAGCGCATCGAGGTACGCCTCGTACCGCTGCCTGATGTCGTCGGTCTCCAGGCGGCCGGCGAAGGCGATCCTGCGGTGCCCGTGGGCGACCAGGTGGTCCACCGCCTCGGTGACACCGGTCCGGTTGTCCGGCATCACCACGGGGAAGTCCAGGTCGTTCAGTTCGTGGCTGACGGACACGAACGGCCGCCCGGTCTCGGTGAACAGCTGCAGGTAGCGGTGCGTCACCGCCTGCAGCACCACCACGAAACCGGACACGTGCTGCCAGGCGACCGGGTACGACAGGTCCGAAGGCTCGGTGACCTCGATGTGCTCGGTGCCCGCGTCGAGGGTCTGGATCGCGATGACCCCCGCACCCGCCTCCGCCGCGGCGCGCTCGATCCCCGCCAGCACACCGCCGTAGTACCAGCCCCCGAGGAAAGGGGACAGAACCCCGAGCGTGAGGTCTGGCGACACCTTCAGACGGTACCGCGCATCCGGGGCCTGACCGGGCCGAACCGGTGCTCAGGGCCGCCGCAGCACCCACCGGTACGCCTGCACGAGGCCGGTGTCGAAGCTGGCCGCCGAACCCCACAGGAACAGCCGGAACCGGCGGTACAGCGGGTCTCCCCAGCGCCGGACGACCTCCTCGCGGGCCGCGTCCAGCCGCCGGGCCCATTCCGCGCAGGTCAGGTGGTAGTTGTGCCGGTCGTCGTCGACGCTGACCAGCTCGAACGGCGAACGCGCCACCTGGCGCAGGTAGGAGTGCAGCACCAGCGGCGAGGACTTGCCCGGGTAGATGTAGCGGCTCATGAAGGTGGACACCCGATGCTTGGCCCGCATCGCCAGCGCGTCCAGGTAGACGTGGCCGCCCGGTTTGACCAGTTCGGCGTACTTGCGCAGGGTGGCGGCGTAGTTGGGCAGGTGTTCGGTGACACCCATGTTGACGATGGCGTCGTAGCGCCGCGGCGCCTCGTAGCGCAGCAGGTGCCGCCGCACCACGGTGGCCGGCAGCTGCTCGCGGGCGAACAGGTCGGACAGGTAGCGCTCGGACTCCTCGGCCAGGGTCAGCGTGGTCACGTGCACCCCGCGCCGGGCGGCGAACTCGGCGAACGCGCCCCAGCCGCCGCCGACCTCCAGGATGTGGTCGCCGGGGGAGACCTTCAGCGCGTCGAGCGCCAGCTCCATCTTGCGGGTCATCGCGTCTTCCAGCGGCTCGTCGTCACGCGTGAACACGCCCTGGGTGTAGCAGCGGTGCCGGGAGTCCATGAAGGTCAGGAAGAACTCGGACTCGTTGTCGTAGTGCGACGAGATCGCCCGGCGGTCGTGCTCGGCCCCGCCCATCCGCAGCGCCGGGGCGAACCGGGCCAGCCAAGCGATCGGGTGCCGGTCGTGGAACATGCCGCGCACCTTCAGCGCGGCCATCAGGTCGCCCTCGATGTCGAGCCAGCCGCGCAGGTAGGCCACGCCGATCTGGAACTGGTCGAGCCCGGCCAGGGCCTTCGCCCCGCGCGGGTCGCTGATCACGATGGTGAAGGCCGGCTCGCCCGCGCCCAGGACGCGGGGCGGCGCGCCGTCGCCGTTGCGCACCGCGAACGGCACCGCCGCGCGGTCGGCGAAATATGTCTGATAGCGACGATCGAGGGTCCTTGCCAGGTCAGCGCTCGCCATGGCGCCAATCTAACGCCGTCGAAGCCCGCGTGAAAGAGCATCTGAGTGAACCCCGGGCGGCCGGAACCGGTAACCGGCATGATCGGCCCGCCCGATAGCATGGCCGGAGCCGGACAAACCGCAGCAGAGGACTTGAGGAGATCACCGTGAGCGTTTCGATCAGCCCGCCGCAGGCCGACCCCGTCGTCGTCCGGGCCGGGACGACGGGCGCGGAGGCGATCGCCGAGGCCGGCCTGCCGGTGCACGGCCCCAAGGCGATCGTGGTGGTCCGCGACCCCGAGGGCCGCCTGCGCGACCTGGACTGGTCGCCCGCCGTCGACACCGCGGTCGAGCCGGTCGCCATCGACAGCAAGGACGGCCTCGACGTGCTGCGCCACTCCACGGCGCACGTGCTGGCCCAGGCGGTGCAGGACATCTTCCCCGAGGCCAAGCTCGGCATCGGCCCGCCCATCGACAACGGCTTCTACTACGACTTCTCGGTGCCCAAGCCGTTCCACCCGGACGACCTGGACAAGATCGAGAAGCGGATGCAGGAGATCGTCAAGTCGGGTCAGCGCTTCCAGCGCCGCCGGTTCGAGACCCTCGACGAGGCCAAGGCCGAGCTGAAGGACGAGCCGTTCAAGCTCGAACTGGTCGACATCAAGGGGGACGCGGGCGACGACGTCATGGAGGTGGGCGGCGGCGAGCTGACCATCTACGACAACCTCGACGCCAAGACCGGCGAGCGCTGCTGGGGCGACCTGTGCCGGGGCCCGCACCTGCCGTCGACCCGACTGATCGGCGCGTTCAAGCTGATGCGCTCCGCGGCGGCATACTGGCGCGGTTCGGAGAAGAACCCCCAGCTGCAGCGGGTGTACGGCACCGCGTGGCCGACCCGCGACCAGCTCAAGGACTACCTGAAGCTGCTGGAGGAGGCGGCCCGCCGCGACCACCGCAAGCTGGGCACCGACCTCGACCTGTTCAGCTTCCCCGACGAGATCGGCTCGGGCCTGGCCGTCTTCCACCCCAAGGGCGGTGTGATCAAGCGCGAGATGGAGGACTACGTCCGTCTCCGCCACATCGAGGAGGGCTTCCAGTACGTCGGGACCCCGCACATCACCAAGGAAGGCCTCTTCCACACGTCGGGTCACCTGCCCTACTACAAGGAGACCATGTTCCCGCCGATGGACATGGAGGGCAGCGACTACTACCTCAAGGCCATGAACTGCCCGATGCACAACCTGATCTACCGGTCGCGCGGGCGTTCCTACCGTGAGCTGCCGATCCGGCTGTTCGAGTTCGGCTCGGTGTACCGGTTCGAGAAGTCGGGCGTCATCCACGGCCTGACCCGGGTGCGCGGCTTCACCCAGGACGACTCGCACTCCTACGTCACCAAGGAGCAGGCGGCCGCCGAGATCAAGCACCTGCTCGACTTCGTGCTCGGCCTGCTCAAGGACTTCGGCATCACGGACTTCTTCCTGGAGCTGTCGACCCGGGACGACACCAAGCCGGACAAGTTCGTCGGCTCGGAGGAGGACTGGGCCACGGCCACCGCGGTGCTGGAGCAGTGCGCCCTGGAGACGGGGCTGACCCTGGTGCCGGACCCGGGCGGCGCGGCCTTCTACGGCCCGAAGATCTCCGTGCAGGCCAAGGACGCGATCGGCCGCACCTGGCAGATGTCGACCATCCAGTACGACTTCAACCAGCCGAAGGGCTTCGAGCTGGAGTACCAGGCGGCGGACGGGACGCGGCAGCAGCCCGTCATGATCCACTGTGCCAAGTTCGGTTCGATCGAGCGCTTCATCGGCGTGCTCACCGAGCACTACGCGGGCGCGTTCCCGGCCTGGCTGGCCCCGATCCAGGTGGTCGGCATCCCGATCCGCTCCGACGACGAGGCCGGGCACACCGCCTACCTGTACGACTTCGTGGCCAAGCTGCGCAAGGCCGGCATCCGGGCCGAGGTCGACAGCTCGGACGAGCGCATGCAGAAGAAGATCCGCACCGCGCAGCAGCAGAAGATCCCGTTCATGGCCATCGTCGGTGACCAGGACCTGGCCGACGGCACGGTGTCCTTCCGCTACCGCGACGGCTCGCAGCGCAACGGCGTGAGCCTGGACGAGGCCGTCGCCCACGTGACCGAGATCGTGCGCTCGCGCGTCAACACCGGCCCGTCCGCCGCCGTGACGGAGGCGGTCGAAGCGGCGTGAGCACTCGTACGAACGAGGCCGGGTTCGTGCTGGACACGGACCCGGCCCGGCTCGACCTCGACGCCGTCGAGCGCTGGCTGGCCCAGGAGAGCTACTGGGCCAACGGGCGCGAGCGCGCGGTCATCGAGCGCTCGCTGGCCGGTTCCACCGTCTACGGGATCTACGCCCCGGACGGGACCCAGGTCGGCCTGCTGCGCGTGGTGACCGACGGGGCCACGTTCGCCTGGCTGTGCGACGTGTTCATCGACCGCGCCTACCGCGGGCAGGGCCTGGCCCGGTGGGCGGTGGCGGCGGTCCGCGACGACCTGCACGCGCTCGGCGTGTACCGGATCATCCTGGCCACCGCCGACGCGCACGGCGTCTACGCCGAGGTCGGGTTCGTCCCGCTGGCCGAGCCGGACCGCTGGATGCAGCTGACCACCCGCGTCATCGGCCGCCCCGACGTGCCCTACACCGCGGACGCGCGGGCATGAGCTCACCGGACCCGGACGGCCTCGAACGGCTCTGGACGCCGTGGCGCATGGCGTACGTCAGCGGCGGCCCGAAGCCGACCGAGTGCCCGTTCTGCGTCGCGCCGGTCTCCGACCCGGACGGCCTGGTCGTCGCACGCGGTGAGGCCGTGTACGCGGTGCTCAACCGGTTCCCGTACAACCCGGGCCACCTGCTGATCTGCCCGTACCGCCACATCGACGACTACCCGGAGCTCGACGCGGCCGAGACCGCGGAACTGGCCGAGTTCACCAAGACGGCGATGCGGGTGGTCCGCAAGGTCTCCAACGCGCACGGGTTCAACATCGGGCTCAACCAGGGCCACGCCGCGGGCGCGGGCATCGCCGCGCACCTGCACCAGCACGTGGTGCCGCGGTGGGGCGGGGACAACAACTTCCTGCCCGTGGTCGCCCGCACCAAGGCGCTGCCACAGCTCCTCACCGACACCCGTGACCTGCTCCGGGAGGCCTGGCCGGCCTGACATCCGCATGACGGCGCGCCGCGCGGGTATCCGGCTGCTGTCACACCCTCGCGGAAGGATGGCTGCCATGATTGGCACCCTGCGCACCGTCGTGCTCGACGCACCCGACATCAAGAGCCTGGCCGCCTTCTACGCGGACGTGGCCGGGCTGGACGAGCACTACGCCGACGACGAATGGATCACACTCAACGCCGCCGACGGGACCCGCCTCGGCTTCCAGCGCGCGCCCGACCACGTGCCGCCACGCTGGCCCGACCCGGCGTTCCCGCAGCAGCTCCACCTCGATCTGCGCGTGCCGGACATGGCCGCGGCGGTCGAGCACGCCGTCAAGCTCGGCGCCACCCGCCTGCCCGGCGGCGGAGAGACCTTCACGGTGCTGGCCGACCCGGCCGGCCACCCGTTCTGCCTCTGCCAGAGCGACGGGGACAGCACCACCATCGCCGACGTGGCGATCGACTGCGCGTCCGCCGGCCCGCTGGCCCGCTTCTACAGCGAGCTGCTCGGCCTGCCGGTCACCTGGGAGGGTGAGGGCGGCGCGATGATCTCCACCGAGGGCCGGCTGCCGGTGATCTTCCAGGAGATCGCCGACCACCGGGCCCCGCGCTGGCCCGACCCGGCCCACCCGCAGCAGCTGCACCTCGACGTGGAGGTCGCCGACGTCGACGCCGCCGAGGCCGCGGTGCTCGCGCTGGGCGGTGTCCGGCTGTCCGGCGGGGGCGACAACTGGCGGGTGTACGCCGACCCGGTCGGCCACCCGTTCTGCCTGGTCTGGTGACCGGCGGGTGCCCGCGTTCCGGTGGCGTGGGCACCCCCACATCGTCACGTTGTGTGACGTGATCGCGCAAAGGGAACCGAGAGAGTGCCCCCGCACGTCACCATCGGCGTAGACGGCCCGCTGCCGCCACTCGGCGCGGGAAGTGGGGACGGGGGTCCATCATGGTTTCTCGGCGCGAGTTGGTGCGCCTGCTGGCCGCGGGCGGTGCGGGCGCGGCCGCCGCGGTCGCCGCGCCGAAGGTGCGCTCCTGGTTCGGGCCGGATCGGCTGCCGCTGGACGGAGGATACGCGCCCGCCGGCAACGAGCTGGGCTGGCACAACGGCGCGGTGCGGGTGCTGTGGCACGTCACCACCGACCGTCCGCTCATCGCGTTGACGTTCGACGACGGCCCGGAGCCCGACTGGACGCCGCGGGTGCTCGACGCCCTCGACGAACTCGACGCCAAGGCGACGTTCTTCGTCGTCGGCGAGCGGCTGGTGCGCAACGCCGCCCTGGTCAAGGGCCGCTACGCCCGCCACGAGGTCGGCAACCACACCTGGGCGCACAAGGACCTGGCCCAGCGCGACGAGAAGGGCGTACGCGACCAGCTGCGCCGCTGCCACGACGCCGTCGCCGAGCACGTCGGACGCGCACCGAGGCTGCTGCGCCCGCCGTGGGGCCACCTCGCGGGCACCACGCTGACCGTCGCCGAGGAGTTCGGCTACGACGTGGTCATGTGGTCGCAGCGCATGCGCGAGAACCTGTTCGTGGACCACCCGGGCGGCATCGTCGCCGACACGGCCGACCAGGCCCGCCCCGGCGCGGTGATCCTGGCCCACGACACCGGCCCCAAAGATCGCCTGGTCTGCATCGCCAACCTCAAGGGCATCGTCACCGAACTGCGCACCCGCGGCTTCGAACTGGTCACCGTCTCCGAACTCCTCGCCGCCGGCCACCCCGCCACCACCTGACCGGGTCAGCGGGTGGGGGTGTGTTCCTTGCGGGCCTGGTCGGCGAGGTGGCCGGGCATCGGCTCGTAGCGGGCGAACTCGCGGGTGAAGGTGCCCGCGCCGGCCGTCATCGAGCGCAGGTCCACCAGGTAACGCAGCAGTTCGACGGCGGGCACCTCGGCGCGGACCTGGGTGCGGTCGGCGCCGCCCGGGTCGGACTCGGAGCCCAGCACCCGGCCGCGCCGGCCGGACAGGTCGCTCATCACCGCGCCGACCGCCGAGTCGGGCACCGTGATGACCACCTCGTCGACCGGCTCCAGCAGGGTGATCTGCGCCTTCTCGGCGGCGTCCTTCAGGGCCATGCTGCCCGCGGTCTGGAACGCCGCGTCGGAGGAGTCGACGCTGTGCGCCTTGCCGTCGACCAGGGTCACCCGGAAGTCGACCACGGGGTAGCCGGCCACGATGCCCTTCTCGGCCTGCGCGCGTACCCCCTTCTCGACGCTGGGGATGTAGTTGTGCGGGATCGCCCCACCGACGATCTTGTCGACGAACTCGATGCCCGTGCCGCGCGGCAGCGGCTCCAGCTGGATCGAGCAGACGGCGTACTGGCCGTGCCCGCCGGACTGCTTGACGTGGCGGCCCTGCCCGGCGGCGGGGGCGGCGAACGCCTCGCGCAGGGCGACCTTCGCGGGCTCGGTGGACAGCTCGACGCCGCCCGCCCGCAGCCGGTCCAGCACCACATCGGCGTGCGCCTCGCCCATGCACCACAGCACCAGCTGGTGGGTCTCCGGGTTGCGCTCCAGGCGCAGCGTCGGGTCGCCCGCGACCAGCTTGGCCAGGTTCTTGGCCAGCGCGTCCTCGTCGGAGCGGGTCTTGGGCACCACGGCGACCGGCAGCAGCGGCTCGGGCATCTGCCACGGGGCCATCAGCAGCGGCCTGTCCTTGCCGGAGATGGTGTCGCCGGTCTCCGCGGCGGTCGACTTGGTGACCGCGCAGATGTCGCCGGCCACGCACATGTTCACCTCGCGCAAGTTCGCGCCGAGCGGGGAGTAGACGTGCAGGACGCGCTCGTCGGCGTCGTGGTCGGGGTGCCCGCGCTCGGCGAGGCCGTGGCCGCTGATGTGCACCGGGGTGTCCGGGCGCAGCGTGCCGGAGAACACCCGGACCAGGCTGACCCGGCCCACGTACGGGTCGATGGTGGTCTTGACGACCTCGGCCACCAGCGGCCCGTTCGGGTCGCACTCCAGCGCGTCGCGGGGCGAGCCGTCGATGGCGGTGACCGCGGGCAGCGGGTGCTCCAGCGGGGTCGGGAAGGCCCGGGTCAGCAGCTCCAGCAGCGCGTCCAGGCCGACGCCGGTCTCCGCGCACACCGGCACCGCCGGGTGGAAGTGGCCGCGGGCGACGGCCTTCTCCAGGTCGTCGATGAGCACCTGGGCGTCGATGACCTCGCCGGCGAGGTACCGGTCCATCAGGGTCTCGTCCTCGCTCTCGGCGATGATGCCCTCGATCAGCTCGCCGCGGGACTCCTCGATCGCGGGCAGGTGCTCGGCGTCGGGCTGGCGCACCTGGGGCGGGTAGCCGTTCGAGTAGTCGTACACCTGCTGCGAGATCAGGCCGATCAGGCCCTCCACGGACTGGCCGTCGTCGCCGTGCATGGGCAGGTACAGCGGCTGCACCTCCTCGCCGAAGACCCGCTGGCACAGGGCGAGGGCCTCGTCGAAGTCGGCCCTCGGGTGGTCCAGCCGGGTGATCGCCACGGCGCGCGGCATGCCGACGGCGGCGCACTCCTCCCAGAGGGTGGCCGTGGCGGCGTCCATGCCGTCCCAGGCGCTGACCACGAACAGGGCCGCGTCGGCGGCGCGCAGGCCCGCCCGCAGCTCGCCCACGAAGTCGGCGTAGCCGGGGGTGTCCAGCAGGTTGACCTTCACGCCCTGGTGGGTGAGCGGGGCGCAGGCCAGCGCGACGGAGCGCTGCTGCTTGACCGCGGCCGGGTCGTGGTCGGTGACCGTGGTGCCCTCGGTGACCGTGCCCGCCCGGCTGATCGTCTGCGTGGCCGCGAGCAGCGCCTCGACCAGCGTCGTCTTACCGCTGCCGGCGTGCCCCACCACCACCACGTTGCGCACGTCTGACGGCTGCTCGGCGACCTGCGCCGGAGCCTGTGAGACCTTCTCCTTGTCGCCGCGCGCCATCTGTCCGCCTCCTGTTGCCGTGTCGGTTACTGCATTGTTTCCGATCCCACACCCATCGGGCGTACGGACACAACCCCGGCGTCAGCGTGTCGCCGCCGTCGGGCGTGCTG contains these protein-coding regions:
- a CDS encoding polysaccharide deacetylase family protein encodes the protein MVSRRELVRLLAAGGAGAAAAVAAPKVRSWFGPDRLPLDGGYAPAGNELGWHNGAVRVLWHVTTDRPLIALTFDDGPEPDWTPRVLDALDELDAKATFFVVGERLVRNAALVKGRYARHEVGNHTWAHKDLAQRDEKGVRDQLRRCHDAVAEHVGRAPRLLRPPWGHLAGTTLTVAEEFGYDVVMWSQRMRENLFVDHPGGIVADTADQARPGAVILAHDTGPKDRLVCIANLKGIVTELRTRGFELVTVSELLAAGHPATT
- a CDS encoding VOC family protein translates to MIGTLRTVVLDAPDIKSLAAFYADVAGLDEHYADDEWITLNAADGTRLGFQRAPDHVPPRWPDPAFPQQLHLDLRVPDMAAAVEHAVKLGATRLPGGGETFTVLADPAGHPFCLCQSDGDSTTIADVAIDCASAGPLARFYSELLGLPVTWEGEGGAMISTEGRLPVIFQEIADHRAPRWPDPAHPQQLHLDVEVADVDAAEAAVLALGGVRLSGGGDNWRVYADPVGHPFCLVW
- a CDS encoding elongation factor G-like protein EF-G2: MARGDKEKVSQAPAQVAEQPSDVRNVVVVGHAGSGKTTLVEALLAATQTISRAGTVTEGTTVTDHDPAAVKQQRSVALACAPLTHQGVKVNLLDTPGYADFVGELRAGLRAADAALFVVSAWDGMDAATATLWEECAAVGMPRAVAITRLDHPRADFDEALALCQRVFGEEVQPLYLPMHGDDGQSVEGLIGLISQQVYDYSNGYPPQVRQPDAEHLPAIEESRGELIEGIIAESEDETLMDRYLAGEVIDAQVLIDDLEKAVARGHFHPAVPVCAETGVGLDALLELLTRAFPTPLEHPLPAVTAIDGSPRDALECDPNGPLVAEVVKTTIDPYVGRVSLVRVFSGTLRPDTPVHISGHGLAERGHPDHDADERVLHVYSPLGANLREVNMCVAGDICAVTKSTAAETGDTISGKDRPLLMAPWQMPEPLLPVAVVPKTRSDEDALAKNLAKLVAGDPTLRLERNPETHQLVLWCMGEAHADVVLDRLRAGGVELSTEPAKVALREAFAAPAAGQGRHVKQSGGHGQYAVCSIQLEPLPRGTGIEFVDKIVGGAIPHNYIPSVEKGVRAQAEKGIVAGYPVVDFRVTLVDGKAHSVDSSDAAFQTAGSMALKDAAEKAQITLLEPVDEVVITVPDSAVGAVMSDLSGRRGRVLGSESDPGGADRTQVRAEVPAVELLRYLVDLRSMTAGAGTFTREFARYEPMPGHLADQARKEHTPTR